In a genomic window of Aggregatimonas sangjinii:
- a CDS encoding CsbD family protein: MSAPWKDKLKGNWNVAKGKIKQEWGDLTDDDLDYQEGKEDELVGRIQKKTGESKERVNEFLDNMKY, encoded by the coding sequence ATGTCAGCACCATGGAAAGATAAGCTCAAAGGAAATTGGAACGTCGCGAAAGGAAAAATTAAACAAGAGTGGGGAGACTTAACTGATGACGACCTTGATTACCAAGAAGGTAAAGAAGATGAATTGGTCGGCCGCATTCAAAAGAAGACCGGTGAGAGCAAGGAGCGTGTAAACGAATTCTTGGACAATATGAAATATTAA
- a CDS encoding exonuclease domain-containing protein, which translates to MDYVVVDIETAGKGIRNNRITEICIVRMNEEKILEKFVSLVNPQVRIPNFITGLTGIDDDMVRTAPLFEEIAAKVIEITEDAVFVAHNVTFDYTVLRSEFRYLGYNFNRQKLCTVRLAKKLMPGKLSYSLGRLCSTLGIPLINRHRAEGDTDATVILFQRLMSLDDGGIVFDSFLNSRKTTLAPNIDREIIGNLPQRPGVYYFKNAKGKIIYVGKGVRIKERVLSHFYDKKNKEYDLCQATATVDFLETGNELIALLLEADEIQNHYPMFNVAQKKLRAPYCIIHYVNRKGIIQFAIDRKSAADLGAVTYYKREEAVAKLRRICEEFMLCPRFTGLQSSTESCSHYVIKDCNKVCKGKESVAIYNIRAKRAILELHKNRDNYAIICKGRTEGEHGFVLVKDSLYQGYGFFDRDQGIEGLIDLETFLTAKKNTYHTMRIIASYLNANPKSIKLMVPEEIVL; encoded by the coding sequence ATGGACTATGTCGTTGTAGATATCGAAACCGCTGGAAAGGGCATTCGGAACAACCGTATTACGGAGATTTGTATCGTTCGGATGAACGAGGAAAAGATTTTAGAGAAGTTCGTTTCGTTGGTAAATCCACAAGTTCGAATTCCAAATTTTATAACCGGGTTAACAGGGATTGATGATGACATGGTACGAACTGCCCCGCTGTTCGAGGAAATAGCCGCAAAAGTTATCGAGATTACCGAAGATGCGGTTTTTGTAGCGCACAATGTTACCTTTGATTACACGGTGTTGCGTTCCGAATTTCGGTATCTGGGTTATAATTTTAATCGTCAAAAACTGTGTACGGTACGACTTGCGAAAAAGTTGATGCCGGGTAAACTTTCCTACAGTTTAGGACGTCTATGCTCAACATTGGGGATTCCACTCATCAACCGGCATCGCGCCGAAGGTGATACGGATGCCACAGTTATTCTCTTTCAGCGATTGATGAGCCTTGACGATGGTGGTATTGTTTTCGATTCTTTTCTGAATTCAAGAAAGACCACCCTGGCCCCAAATATCGATAGGGAAATTATCGGAAATCTTCCACAGCGACCAGGCGTTTACTATTTTAAAAACGCCAAAGGAAAGATAATCTATGTCGGGAAGGGCGTTAGAATTAAAGAACGTGTGCTCAGTCATTTCTATGATAAAAAGAATAAGGAATATGACCTTTGCCAAGCGACCGCAACCGTAGATTTTCTAGAGACCGGCAACGAACTTATCGCATTGTTATTGGAAGCGGACGAAATTCAGAACCACTATCCGATGTTCAACGTAGCTCAAAAGAAGTTGAGAGCGCCCTATTGTATTATCCACTATGTGAACAGAAAAGGAATTATTCAATTTGCCATCGATAGAAAATCCGCAGCGGATTTGGGAGCGGTCACCTATTACAAACGCGAGGAGGCGGTTGCCAAGCTAAGGAGAATTTGTGAGGAGTTCATGCTATGCCCTAGGTTTACAGGATTACAGAGCAGTACGGAGAGCTGTTCCCATTACGTCATCAAAGATTGTAACAAGGTCTGTAAAGGAAAAGAGTCCGTGGCCATTTATAATATTCGAGCGAAACGTGCTATTTTGGAGCTTCATAAGAATAGGGATAACTATGCCATTATCTGCAAGGGTCGTACGGAAGGTGAACATGGCTTTGTTTTGGTAAAAGACAGTCTTTACCAAGGATATGGTTTTTTCGATAGGGATCAGGGCATCGAAGGCCTTATCGATCTGGAGACATTCCTAACAGCTAAAAAAAATACCTACCATACCATGCGTATCATTGCCAGTTATTTAAATGCTAACCCAAAATCCATAAAGTTAATGGTGCCCGAAGAAATAGTTCTATAA
- the dnaE gene encoding DNA polymerase III subunit alpha, translated as MFLNCHSYHSLRYGTIPLEELVELASQLGVTTLGLTDINTVTGIYDFIRLCAAKNIKPIVGIEFRNDDEKLYTGLAKNMKGIGELCKFLTEYNLSKKLLPNLAPKLKNAFMVYPLSNAPVRLEKNEFLGVNGYEATQLIKPVYQKLLRKTIAFPSVTIRNGEEFELHKTLRCIDHNILLSQLPEHAHCHPFEVMDTSKTLEKQFSRYSGIIRNTQKLAKRCTFKFDFTVPRNKKLYTGTKSGDMLLLSQLAEDGIVRRYGTKNKAAQARMKKELKVIGELNFTGYFLITWDIVRYSQSKGFMHVGRGSGANSIVSYALGITDICPMELDLYFERFLNQNRKSPPDFDIDWSWQERDEILDYIFKRFSPGHVAFCGTIVEFKHRSIMRELGKVYGLQKAELDQLSRNGLQSSGTDSVVDRVAKLGAMLLGFPNQRSMHACGVIISEEPITNFSALEIKPKGFPIVQFDMHIAEDIGFEKFDILSQRGLGTIASTVELVKRNKGISIDIEQINEFKNDTQCNTNLEIGNTLGCFYIESPAMRGLLRRLKCNDYPTLVAASSIIRPGVAKSGMMKEYIFRHNNPNSFEYFHEVFEEFLGDTYGIMVYQEDVIKIALHYGGLEATYGDILRRAISGKSRSKKEIESLKYMFFESCKRLGRNEQLSVEVFRQIESFAGYSFCKAHSASYAVESYQSLYLKTYYGIEFMVCAINNGGGFYRTEIYVHEAKRAGGNVLVPCVNNSEQETILKGEDIYLGFGLIKSMDEKLAVQLVEERRANGDYTSLENFLSRTHIGGETLQTLIFVGAFRFTGKPKSDLIIRAKMLQSREVSKSPTLLMEEPIQEYEFPIMERNGIEDAFDEIEILGFSVSRSPFELLKTKYRGDIMNKQLLDNYKKTVRMLAYLVSTKQVPTKNGNMYFGTWIDHDGDYFDSAHFATSLKKYPFKGGGCYLLLGRVEVDFHFPTVVISKMEKMPFVPDPRYESGTDRDYKVHERLKEDRSITHRAPYPQEHEIGLPRSRMS; from the coding sequence ATGTTCCTCAACTGCCACTCATACCATAGCTTAAGATATGGTACAATTCCATTAGAGGAACTTGTGGAATTGGCCTCGCAGTTGGGTGTCACAACCTTGGGTCTTACCGATATCAATACGGTGACAGGCATTTACGATTTCATTCGACTGTGCGCCGCAAAAAATATCAAGCCTATTGTTGGTATTGAATTTCGAAATGATGATGAAAAGCTATATACCGGACTTGCAAAAAATATGAAAGGTATTGGTGAGCTATGTAAATTTTTGACGGAATATAATCTTAGCAAAAAACTGCTGCCAAACTTAGCGCCAAAGCTTAAGAATGCTTTCATGGTCTATCCACTCTCCAATGCTCCCGTGCGTTTGGAAAAGAATGAATTTCTTGGAGTGAATGGATATGAGGCTACCCAGTTGATAAAACCGGTCTATCAAAAATTACTGAGAAAGACAATTGCTTTTCCATCCGTGACGATTCGCAACGGGGAAGAATTCGAGCTTCATAAAACGCTTCGATGCATCGACCATAATATCCTGTTATCACAATTACCGGAGCATGCACATTGTCATCCTTTTGAAGTGATGGATACTTCAAAGACCTTAGAAAAACAATTTTCAAGATATTCCGGTATTATTCGCAATACCCAGAAATTGGCCAAACGCTGCACGTTCAAATTTGATTTCACGGTACCAAGGAATAAAAAGCTTTATACGGGTACAAAGTCCGGGGATATGCTATTGTTAAGTCAGTTGGCCGAGGACGGAATTGTTAGACGCTACGGTACAAAAAACAAGGCTGCTCAAGCTCGAATGAAAAAGGAGCTTAAAGTTATCGGTGAGCTCAACTTTACAGGGTATTTCTTAATCACTTGGGACATCGTTAGATATAGTCAGAGCAAAGGGTTTATGCATGTCGGTCGCGGAAGTGGCGCGAATAGTATTGTGAGTTACGCCCTTGGCATTACGGATATTTGCCCAATGGAGCTTGATTTATATTTTGAGCGCTTCCTGAACCAAAATAGAAAGAGTCCACCAGATTTCGATATCGATTGGTCTTGGCAAGAACGTGATGAAATTCTGGATTATATCTTTAAAAGGTTCTCACCGGGTCATGTAGCATTTTGCGGAACAATCGTGGAATTTAAACATCGTTCCATTATGCGGGAGCTTGGAAAGGTTTATGGGTTGCAAAAGGCTGAGTTGGACCAACTTTCTAGAAACGGCTTACAATCTAGCGGAACAGATTCGGTTGTTGACCGTGTAGCCAAACTTGGTGCTATGCTTCTAGGGTTCCCCAATCAAAGAAGTATGCATGCCTGCGGTGTGATCATATCCGAAGAACCTATAACCAATTTTTCAGCTTTGGAGATTAAGCCGAAGGGTTTTCCAATCGTTCAGTTTGATATGCACATTGCCGAAGATATCGGTTTCGAGAAGTTCGATATTCTTAGCCAACGCGGATTGGGGACTATAGCCAGTACGGTTGAATTGGTCAAACGAAACAAGGGCATCAGTATCGATATTGAACAAATAAATGAATTTAAGAACGATACCCAATGCAATACGAACCTAGAAATTGGAAATACTTTGGGATGCTTTTATATCGAGAGTCCGGCCATGCGTGGCCTCCTCAGAAGATTAAAATGTAATGACTATCCTACCCTTGTGGCCGCTTCGAGCATCATCCGGCCTGGGGTAGCGAAAAGTGGAATGATGAAGGAATATATTTTTCGCCACAACAACCCTAACAGCTTTGAATATTTCCATGAGGTATTTGAGGAATTTTTAGGTGACACATACGGTATTATGGTTTATCAAGAGGATGTTATTAAAATTGCCCTTCATTATGGTGGCCTTGAAGCGACATATGGTGACATTTTACGAAGGGCCATAAGTGGTAAATCCCGCTCCAAAAAAGAAATAGAAAGTCTAAAATACATGTTTTTCGAATCCTGCAAAAGATTAGGTCGTAATGAACAATTGAGCGTAGAGGTCTTTAGACAAATCGAGAGCTTTGCTGGGTACTCGTTTTGCAAGGCCCACTCCGCATCCTACGCTGTCGAAAGTTATCAGAGCCTATATTTAAAGACGTATTACGGAATAGAGTTTATGGTCTGTGCTATAAATAATGGAGGTGGTTTCTATCGTACGGAAATTTATGTCCATGAAGCCAAGCGTGCGGGGGGCAATGTTCTTGTACCCTGCGTGAACAATAGCGAACAGGAGACTATTTTGAAAGGTGAGGATATCTATCTTGGTTTCGGTCTTATAAAATCCATGGATGAAAAACTGGCTGTGCAGTTGGTTGAAGAAAGAAGAGCGAATGGCGATTATACTTCCTTGGAGAATTTTCTATCAAGAACACATATTGGTGGGGAAACTTTACAAACTTTAATATTTGTGGGTGCATTTCGGTTTACCGGAAAACCGAAGAGCGACCTTATCATCAGAGCCAAAATGTTGCAATCTAGGGAAGTATCGAAGTCGCCCACCCTTCTCATGGAAGAGCCGATACAAGAATATGAATTTCCGATAATGGAGCGTAATGGTATCGAAGATGCATTCGATGAAATAGAAATCCTTGGGTTTTCGGTTTCACGTTCTCCATTTGAACTTTTAAAAACAAAGTATCGCGGCGACATCATGAACAAACAGCTTCTTGACAATTACAAGAAAACGGTACGTATGCTCGCTTATTTGGTATCAACAAAGCAAGTGCCTACCAAAAACGGGAATATGTATTTTGGAACATGGATTGATCATGATGGAGATTATTTCGATTCGGCTCATTTTGCAACCTCTCTAAAAAAATATCCATTCAAAGGTGGTGGCTGCTATCTACTGCTAGGCCGTGTGGAAGTAGATTTCCATTTTCCAACCGTTGTGATATCCAAGATGGAAAAAATGCCCTTCGTTCCTGATCCTAGATATGAAAGCGGTACAGATCGGGATTATAAAGTACATGAAAGATTAAAGGAAGATAGAAGTATAACGCACCGAGCGCCATATCCTCAAGAGCATGAAATTGGGTTGCCACGGTCTCGGATGTCATAA
- a CDS encoding DNA polymerase IV has protein sequence MERAIVHMDMHDYYIACERLANSSLQQMPLIIGGGANRGTVAACSKEAARFGVRVSMPTGYALKLCPNATVLKGDYGSYANKSKELTEIIKEHAPVVEKSSIHSFYLDITGMDRFFGCYDWTKELSVQISKNSGLDPSWALSVNKTVSKIGAVDSTPRTPRFLEQDKVQHYLNPLPIQRLPQIGDTTFQLLSRIGIRQIGKVSEMPPMVLQKMLGKRGNTIWQHANGIDREPVKPYSEKKAVYMEHNFEMDCIDLQTIKTQLMAMVEQLCFKLRQDNLVTAKVIVKVKYNNLDTETKQSRLPYTSLDHILKKEVQLLFSKLYHRRMRLVKVGVRFSDIVSGSHQINLFEDTGEILSLYNALDSIRNKYGMNAVGTSSAFQNFGTK, from the coding sequence ATGGAAAGAGCGATAGTACATATGGATATGCATGATTACTACATTGCATGTGAGCGTTTGGCAAATTCATCCTTGCAGCAAATGCCCCTAATCATAGGTGGCGGAGCGAACCGGGGGACAGTTGCTGCCTGTTCCAAAGAAGCTGCCAGATTCGGGGTTCGCGTATCGATGCCCACAGGCTATGCCTTAAAGTTATGCCCAAATGCGACCGTGCTCAAAGGAGATTATGGTTCATACGCCAATAAGTCAAAGGAGCTTACCGAAATCATCAAGGAGCATGCACCGGTAGTCGAGAAATCGTCAATCCATTCGTTCTATTTGGACATTACCGGTATGGACCGATTTTTTGGCTGTTACGATTGGACTAAAGAACTTTCGGTACAAATTTCAAAGAACTCTGGTCTTGACCCATCCTGGGCATTATCGGTCAATAAAACCGTTTCAAAAATAGGAGCAGTAGATTCCACTCCCAGAACGCCAAGATTTTTGGAGCAGGATAAAGTCCAGCATTATTTAAATCCATTGCCGATACAAAGACTACCGCAAATCGGCGATACTACTTTCCAGCTGCTATCGAGGATTGGCATACGCCAAATCGGCAAAGTTTCTGAAATGCCACCCATGGTGCTACAGAAAATGCTGGGAAAGCGAGGCAACACCATTTGGCAACATGCGAACGGTATCGATAGAGAACCCGTAAAACCATATTCCGAAAAGAAAGCGGTATACATGGAACACAATTTCGAGATGGACTGTATTGACCTGCAAACCATAAAAACCCAGCTAATGGCCATGGTTGAGCAATTATGCTTCAAGCTCAGACAGGATAACCTCGTAACCGCGAAGGTCATCGTCAAGGTAAAATATAATAACCTTGATACGGAAACCAAACAATCCCGACTACCTTATACTTCGCTAGATCACATTCTAAAAAAAGAAGTGCAGCTACTGTTCTCCAAATTATACCACAGAAGAATGCGTCTAGTAAAGGTTGGTGTTCGTTTCTCCGACATCGTATCGGGTTCGCATCAAATCAATCTCTTCGAAGATACTGGTGAAATACTATCCCTATACAACGCCCTCGATTCTATTAGAAACAAGTACGGAATGAATGCCGTTGGTACTTCTTCCGCTTTTCAAAATTTCGGGACGAAATGA
- a CDS encoding DUF4385 domain-containing protein yields the protein MRQFDYTLDYKNLDLRSEPGLYVIGKGEQGVLTVEPYKSEILPHWKFKNPEVAKKSSEMIYSLFLEYINSNDFIGADMARKFLQMGFTRARRYANYSGGKKYIGPVPDDKKGVSGSNGRLQKLRGVEDPIKAESARIFKAKWDEAKAYQPYLELREDFIQKYGR from the coding sequence ATACCTTGGACTACAAGAATCTTGATTTGCGCAGTGAGCCAGGATTATATGTTATTGGTAAAGGAGAACAAGGTGTTCTGACCGTAGAACCATATAAATCTGAAATCTTACCCCACTGGAAATTCAAAAATCCAGAGGTTGCAAAGAAATCCTCGGAAATGATATATTCGCTGTTTCTTGAGTATATCAACAGCAACGATTTTATTGGGGCCGATATGGCAAGGAAATTTCTACAGATGGGTTTTACAAGAGCTCGTCGTTATGCCAATTATAGTGGAGGTAAAAAGTATATTGGTCCAGTACCAGATGATAAAAAGGGTGTTAGTGGCAGTAATGGTCGACTACAAAAGCTGCGTGGTGTAGAGGACCCGATAAAAGCTGAGTCTGCAAGAATTTTTAAGGCCAAATGGGATGAAGCCAAGGCTTATCAACCTTATCTCGAATTAAGAGAAGACTTTATTCAGAAGTACGGTCGATAA
- a CDS encoding ATP-dependent helicase, whose product MNTPDTLNDGQKKAVEFYGRHLLVLAGAGTGKTKTIIARAAYLIETGIDPSKIQILTFTKKAANEIVERVKATLPKSDGNSLSGATFHSWCNQLIVRFPNLFGAATYTVIDPDDQLSIMKMVCGNQNLDFGKLRIKPQQLIDIYSLARNTKKSLTESLRVKLFKNKKDADTDYEISTIKPHVENILRAYQQKKGEQRYLDYDDLLLVVSTQLRTNPEARDILSQHLDYLLVDEMQDTNPLQWELLDPFVNICKLFCVGDDAQSIYSFRGADFRNVHLFKERVPESEVYKLEKNYRSTQEILDISNWLLEKSPIDYNKKLQSIRGKGELPQLVNVSDEWQEANWVADEILKNFTDEDRTFSDHLILARSQYYSKSLQAVFIRRKIPYVTYGGRKFMQAAHIKDLVSLLRIVNNPYDEIAWIRFLTFQEGVGEVRASRILQQVIENVEEGDIPKILQNAMPGEDGSKIAKLYESIKMENDVGQMVDTAYEAMSLGLAFRYRRDWNEKRKGDFPVLKLLAKSYPTLGEFIGEGLLDNSENMNGVNVLSESKLNTDENKDHVILSTIHSAKGLEADVCIILNVSPKAFPSAWSLDNLDEIEEDRRVLYVALTRAKNRLIMTRNTASISAVHQSSIPNNKGERTDDADTYFLNELPENLVEQIVVEHKFGKVKDASTPNKIDLSSGMDFS is encoded by the coding sequence ATGAATACTCCCGATACACTTAACGATGGTCAAAAGAAAGCGGTCGAGTTCTATGGCCGACATTTGTTGGTTCTTGCCGGGGCTGGAACCGGAAAGACCAAGACCATTATCGCTAGGGCTGCTTATCTTATTGAAACGGGAATAGACCCCTCGAAAATACAGATACTCACCTTTACTAAAAAAGCCGCCAATGAAATTGTGGAAAGGGTCAAAGCAACCTTGCCCAAATCAGATGGAAATTCATTGAGCGGCGCAACTTTTCATTCTTGGTGCAACCAATTGATTGTACGCTTTCCGAATCTTTTCGGTGCGGCGACTTATACGGTAATTGACCCTGATGACCAGCTGAGTATTATGAAAATGGTTTGTGGGAACCAAAATCTAGATTTTGGCAAACTACGTATAAAACCGCAGCAGCTTATCGATATCTATTCGTTGGCTCGAAATACTAAAAAGAGCTTAACAGAGAGTCTTCGAGTTAAACTTTTTAAGAATAAGAAGGACGCCGATACTGACTACGAGATTTCCACGATAAAGCCACATGTCGAGAATATACTAAGGGCCTATCAACAAAAAAAAGGCGAGCAACGGTATTTGGATTATGACGATCTGCTTTTGGTGGTATCGACACAGTTGCGAACCAATCCCGAGGCGAGGGATATTCTGTCGCAACACCTTGACTATCTGCTAGTGGATGAGATGCAGGACACCAATCCGCTGCAATGGGAGTTGTTAGACCCTTTTGTCAATATCTGTAAGTTATTTTGCGTTGGTGATGACGCGCAGTCCATCTACTCTTTTCGTGGTGCTGATTTCAGGAACGTGCACCTTTTTAAAGAACGAGTTCCTGAATCCGAGGTTTATAAATTGGAAAAAAACTATCGCTCCACTCAAGAGATTTTGGATATATCGAATTGGCTGCTGGAAAAGTCACCGATAGATTACAATAAGAAATTGCAATCGATTCGAGGTAAAGGTGAGTTACCGCAGCTTGTAAATGTTAGTGACGAATGGCAAGAAGCCAATTGGGTCGCGGATGAAATACTGAAAAACTTCACAGATGAGGATAGAACCTTTTCGGACCATTTAATTCTGGCCAGGTCTCAATACTATTCGAAGTCATTACAGGCTGTCTTTATCAGGCGAAAGATTCCCTACGTAACCTATGGCGGTCGAAAATTTATGCAGGCGGCACACATTAAAGATTTGGTTTCTTTGTTACGCATTGTGAACAACCCCTATGATGAAATTGCATGGATTCGTTTTTTAACGTTTCAAGAAGGAGTTGGCGAAGTTCGGGCATCGCGAATCCTTCAGCAGGTCATTGAAAATGTAGAGGAGGGGGACATTCCGAAAATTCTTCAAAATGCTATGCCAGGGGAAGATGGTAGTAAAATAGCCAAGTTGTACGAATCTATTAAAATGGAAAATGACGTTGGTCAAATGGTCGATACCGCATATGAGGCCATGTCGTTAGGTTTGGCATTTCGATACAGACGAGATTGGAATGAAAAAAGAAAAGGAGATTTTCCCGTATTAAAGCTGCTTGCAAAAAGTTATCCCACCCTTGGGGAATTTATAGGGGAAGGATTGCTTGATAATTCAGAGAATATGAATGGTGTTAATGTACTAAGTGAGTCTAAGCTTAATACTGACGAGAATAAAGACCATGTTATCCTATCTACGATTCATTCAGCAAAAGGACTGGAAGCGGATGTGTGCATTATACTCAATGTATCACCCAAAGCCTTTCCATCTGCATGGTCATTGGATAATCTGGATGAAATTGAAGAAGATAGGCGCGTTCTCTACGTTGCTCTAACACGTGCAAAGAACAGGTTGATAATGACCCGGAATACTGCTTCCATATCTGCCGTACATCAAAGCAGCATACCGAATAATAAAGGTGAAAGGACAGATGATGCAGACACTTATTTTCTTAACGAACTGCCTGAGAACTTAGTTGAACAGATAGTGGTCGAACACAAATTTGGAAAAGTCAAAGATGCTTCAACACCGAATAAGATTGACTTGTCTTCTGGAATGGATTTTAGCTGA